A DNA window from Bombus vancouverensis nearcticus chromosome 6, iyBomVanc1_principal, whole genome shotgun sequence contains the following coding sequences:
- the LOC117157639 gene encoding LOW QUALITY PROTEIN: glutamate receptor ionotropic, delta-2 (The sequence of the model RefSeq protein was modified relative to this genomic sequence to represent the inferred CDS: substituted 2 bases at 2 genomic stop codons): MTRMTRYAIIILLLLSVSAFSVDINDAYKYVLLIKDVHNYYKTSCIIIVCSNSHTSKSCSLFSKIVCVKVVDLTVSRINXLEMRSQYRAVMSLVXNTFFLGLLIHKKRRARIIIVSDFNQTSLAYIWLRAFSQRGILTMIVSFSQLSREARKFQGYLTRPLYVVALATKETMDEFSMATRQIDMSSSVWLLMFLPYRGNPMRDICQNPVGNPFNLMFNTEMLVLCYDLPLLTEWYALRDNQTRVFNLATWQTGQGLKLKTTSSLYARRNNMFGQTMRISIVQDSPFVEIKNGILSHFFGKLIKELSKSMNFKIEVTSSMLIYGDLNKDDNTWTGVVGEVASDRADFGVAEFSMTNHRLDVVDFTLPLILSRNRIYFKKPDGAYVQWSAYFKTFKADVWSMIIFVIVTAPIFLTLMKTRGRIVMRILADNYIYVWGIYCQQGLSEFPTKFSMRLAFLSIFLSSLIILSAYSASLTSFLTVSTVTLPFSTMEEFANYGSYKLITFRNSADYDMLIAANSTLFEKVKKLIKDKEDLPLTAHDGFLQVCNEKVGFYITEAIKNAINIPCETSFIDADRVDSLALVLQKHGQYTGVVNYYLQQFKDNGVLARLKNTFLVTGDSLEKGNVTVNLHGIAPLLSVLAGGAIFSCLVLLLEKIHYNFWRDNCRGIFHCVLWRKFLNRQLVVDSVDKKKRIGNLSENILQSQENQRSDISRNQSSFTQYK, translated from the exons ATGACACGAATGACTCGTTACGCGATCATCATACTGCTGCTTCTGTCCGTTTCAGCGTTCTCGGTGGATATAAATGACGCTTACAAATATGTTCTCTTAATTAAGGACGTTCACAATTATTACAAAACATCCTGCATCATAATCGTGTGTTCAAACAGCCATACCAGTAAGTCTTGTTCACTCTTCTCGAAAATCGTATGTGTGAAAGTGGTAGACTTAACTGTTTCACGAATTAATTAGCTTGAAATGCGCAGTCAATATCGAGCCGTTATGTCTCTCGTTTAAAATACTTTCTTCCTCGGTTTGTTAATTCATAAGAAGAGACGAGCGCGAATAATTATCGTTTCAGACTTCAATCAAACGTCCTTGGCTTATATATGGTTACGGGCTTTCTCACAGCGAGGCATCTTGACCATGATCGTAAGCTTTTCTCAACTGTCACGCGAGGCTAGAAAATTCCAAGGCTACTTGACGCGCCCGTTGTACGTCGTCGCTCTTGCTACAAAAGAGACCATGGATGAATTTTCGATGGCCACCAGACAGATCGATATGTCTTCATCCGTTTGGTTGTTGATGTTTCTACCGTATCGGGGAAATCCCATGCGAGACATTTGTCAAAATCCTGTCGGAAACCCGTTCAATCTGATGTTCAACACGGAGATGCTGGTGCTCTGTTACGATCTGCCGCTCTTAACAGAGTGGTACGCGTTACGCGATAATCAAACAAGAGTCTTCAACTTGGCTACCTGGCAAACTGGACAAGGTCTGAAACTCAAGACAACAAGTTCCTTGTATGCGAGGAGAAACAACATGTTTGGGCAAACGATGCGTATATCGATCGTCCAG GACTCTCCGTTCGTCGAGATAAAGAACGGAATTCTTTCGCACTTCTTCGGCAAATTGATCAAAGAGCTAAGTAAATCGATGAATTTCAAGATCGAAGTGACAAGCTCGATGCTGATATATGGTGATTTGAACAAGGACGATAATACCTGGACAGGGGTGGTAGGCGAAGTAGCGTCGGACAGAGCTGACTTCGGCGTCGCAGAGTTCAGCATGACTAATCATAGGCTGGACGTAGTTGACTTTACCTTGCCGCTAATTTTGTCTCGCAATAGAATATACTTTAAAAAACCTGATGGCGCATATGTACAATGGTCCGCCTACTTTAAG ACATTCAAAGCAGACGTCTGGTCGATGATAATATTCGTGATCGTGACTGCTCCAATCTTTTTGACTCTCATGAAGACGAGAGGTCGTATCGTGATGAGAATTCTGGCAGATAATTACATATACGTTTGGGGAATTTATTGTCAGCAAGGCTTATCAG AATTTCCAACCAAGTTCTCGATGAGATTGGCTTTCCTATCGATTTTCTTGTCGTCGTTGATCATTCTATCCGCTTACTCCGCCTCGCTGACCAGTTTTTTGACAGTTTCTACGGTTACTTTGCCTTTCTCCACTATGGAAGAGTTCGCTAATTATGGGTCGTACAAATTAATTACATTCAGAAACAGTGCGGATTACGACATGTTAATT GCTGCTAACAGCACTTTATTCGAGAAGGTGAAGAAATTGATAAAGGACAAGGAAGATTTGCCTTTGACGGCTCACGATGGCTTTCTACAG GTATGTAACGAAAAAGTGGGGTTCTACATAACCGAAGCGATAAAGAACGCCATCAATATACCGTGTGAAACTTCGTTTATCGATGCGGATAGGGTCGACAGTTTGGCTCTAGTTTTGCAGAAACACGGTCAATATACAGGAGTGGTGAATTATta tCTACAACAATTCAAAGATAACGGAGTACTGGCCAGATTGAAGAATACGTTTCTGGTAACTGGAGATTCTCTCGAGAAAGGGAACGTTACTGTTAATTTGCATGGAATCGCGCCTCTTTTATCAGTTCTGGCTGGTGGGGCAATTTTCAGTTGTCTGGTATTGCTACTCGAAAAAATACACTATAATTTTTGGCGCGATAATTGCAGAGGAATTTTTCATTGCGTTTTATGGCGGAAATTCCTTAATAGGCAACTCGTTGTCGATTCAGTAGACAAGAAAAAGCGAATTGGGAATCTCTCGGAAAATATACTTCAGTCTCAAGAGAATCAACGATCAGATATTTCTCGTAATCAAAGTTCTTTCACGCAgtacaaataa
- the LOC117157625 gene encoding glutamate receptor 1, whose amino-acid sequence MKIVMYLNVISIFFHLTATETYNNETLYIPLIKWIRSYYSASAVFLLHSSSENKNFDVWKLTYLSHTWSRLLHREQIATLSSTFKNIHALDRNNTLRPLAIVLLSGSDAVLEFSKYSESFRISHFAWFVIFVPTATHAENYCYNPPGNPFNLLYDTEMLVMCAGDPVLREWYSVDGNNTVISNLVKWYPKKQLKSPTAVVDLLSNLTLHERRNDLKGKVLRAVTIKAKIQTFTRNDSRGVIRVLTRTIFVCLLQNSIFAKKGDKLEGYFSRAVNELEKYLNFTLDIVTEELEFGSFNVTTKCWNGAFRLVASREVDIGLSDFSMTNFRLDYVDYTVPIITTRDCLYFKQPEMSAVKWLAYYKAYSFALWISLLMTIIIAQFTLAFIRSRIESTDLTMELYHEFIRIWGIFCQQGITEEFPRYSSLRLAYFTVLVTGIVIFAAYSASMISYVTAYVHNLPFRSIEEFVNDGTYDVILNKDSADYDMFALSKDPVSVHMMAKLRPIHTLPITIEDGFQRICDDPTLVYYSGYGKKMQGISNFHIPCDIVCIDTGRVDSLSLILPKNSQYTSILNYYVQKLLNTGLLNRFKNEVFFTKKNTFQPVGFYSVASVLIIFFCGVSLALFILIVEMYCNRYRNSQKFNRPINKR is encoded by the exons ATGAAAATTGTAATGTATTTAAATgttatttctatcttttttcatTTAACGGCAACTGAAACGTACAATAACGAAACGCTGTACATTCCTTTAATAAAATGGATTCGCAGCTACTATTCGGCTTCTGCTGTCTTTTTGTTGCATTCGTCTAGCgagaataaaaatttcgatg tTTGGAAACTAACATATTTATCACACACATGGTCTCGTCTTCTTCATCGTGAACAAATTGCAACTTTAAGTAGCACATTCAAGAACATTCACGCGCTAGATAGAAATAATACCCTCCGACCGTTGGCCATCGTTCTTTTATCCGGATCTGACGCagttttggaattttcaaagtATTCGGAATCCTTTAGAATATCCCATTTTGCATGGTTTGTGATATTCGTGCCTACGGCGACGCACGCGGAAAACTATTGTTACAATCCGCCGGGAAATCCATTTAATTTGTTATACGACACTGAAATGTTGGTAATGTGTGCCGGTGACCCTGTTCTTCGTGAATGGTATTCCGTGGATGGGAACAACACCGTCATTTCAAATTTAGTCAAGTGGTATCCAAAGAAACAATTGAAGTCCCCAACAGCAGTTGTTGACTTGTTGTCCAACTTGACTCTGCACGAGAGGAGAAATGACCTGAAAGGAAAAGTTCTGCGAGCTGTCACCATCAAGGCAAAGATTCAGACATTCACGCGTAACGATTCGCGTGGAGTCATCAGAGTTTTAACACGTACAATTTTCGTTTGTCTGCTGCAGAACTCGATATTCGCGAAAAAAGGTGACAAGTTGGAAGGATATTTTAGTAGAGCGGTCAACGAGCTTGAAAAGTATCTAAATTTCACTCTCGATATCGTGACCGAGGAACTCGAATTTGGGAGTTTCAATGTGACGACGAAATGTTGGAATGGGGCATTTCGTTTAGTGGCTTCTAGAGAAGTAGATATCGGATTGTCCGATTTTTCGATGACCAATTTTAGGCTTGATTACGTCGATTATACGGTTCCTATTATAACTACTAGAGACTGTTTGTATTTTAAGCAACCAGAAATGTCAGCGGTGAAATGGCTTGCTTATTATaag GCGTACAGTTTCGCGCTCTGGATATCTCTACTCATGACAATTATAATTGCTCAGTTTACTTTGGCTTTTATAAGATCTCGAATAGAATCCACTGATCTAACCATGGAATTATACCATGAATTTATTCGAATTTGGGGTATATTCTGCCAGCAAGGCATTACAGAAG AATTTCCACGGTATTCGTCGCTAAGGTTAGCATACTTTACCGTACTTGTTACCGGTATAGTGATATTCGCCGCTTATTCCGCGTCTATGATATCCTATGTAACAGCTTACGTTCATAATCTACCCTTCCGCTCGATCGAGGAGTTTGTGAATGATGGTACATACGATGTAATCCTCAATAAAGATTCCGCAGATTACGATATGTTCGCC CTATCGAAAGACCCCGTTTCGGTACACATGATGGCTAAACTAAGGCCGATACATACTCTACCAATCACCATAGAAGATGGATTTCAAAGG ATCTGCGACGATCCTACATTAGTGTACTACAGCGGTTATGGTAAAAAAATGCAGGGAATATCGAATTTTCATATTCCTTGCGATATCGTCTGCATTGACACTGGCCGAGTGGATAGTTTGTCCCTGATCCTTCCGAAAAATAGCCAATACACCTCGATCCTGAATTACTA TGTGCAGAAACTTCTGAACACTGGTCTACTGAACCGGTTTAAGAACGAAGTGTTTTTCACGAAGAAGAACACATTTCAGCCGGTTGGATTTTATAGCGTGGCATCTGTGTTAATAATCTTTTTCTGTGGTGTTTCACTAGCCCTTTTTATATTAATCGTAGAAATGTATTGCAATAGGTACCGAAATTCTCAAAAATTCAATCGTCCAATTAACAAAAGGTAA
- the ref(2)P gene encoding refractory to sigma P produces MYKVYLQNNNSSVKAIRKFCFQSNSGIQSIRLNRPPNQGTRADCQLNFNKFCQKVMSIFPELSGKEFTVSWKDADGDQILISSDEELQIAEEEMRQPKKIYIKPFSSEQKASSPEKEKTVHFGVYCDGCDNDITGFRYKCIQCEDYDLCAQCETTQIHSHHYMIRMPQPLESHHTRSLFHHLRKILKKNNVYFNKKHTSDENKSQSNHCNIYPWLGIYAPYLNSFIDTLLEAHISTVDPESCKSHKPEERKESKDDTRMDENNSRKFPGEGRKLLDNAKGDKESVSDVASTASQDSATTKVTADEWTFIDKNDTTEVNQTSSTSSNMNGIGTKQTCSSSTAPPLASQGSSAETLYPELPRETNYQEIYHENPTVNEAVKTMIKMGFSNQSGLLTYLLGVEDGNIDNVLEILQPTNK; encoded by the exons ATGTATAAAGTATATTTGCAAAATAACAACTCTTCTGTCAAAGCAATTCGAAAGTTTTGTTTTCAGTCTAATTCAGGAATTCAGAGTATTCGGCTTAATCGTCCGCCTAATCAGGGCACTCGGGCTGATTGCCAgcttaattttaataagttttGCCAAAAAGTCATGTCAATATTCCCGGAATTATCTGGTAAAGAGTTCACCGTTTCTTGGAAag ATGCTGATGGTGATCAAATCTTAATATCATCTGATGAAGAATTACAAATCGCTGAGGAAGAAATGAGGCAGCCtaagaaaatatatatcaaacctTTTTCATCTGAGCAAAAAGCATCAAGTCCTGAGAAAGAAAAAACAGTACATTTTGGTGTATATTGTGATGGTTGTGATAATGACATAACTGGATTTAGATACAAATGTATTCAATGTGAAGATTATGATTTATGTGCACAATGTGAGACAACACAGATACATTCACATCATTATATGATCCGTATGCCACAACCATTAGAATCGCATCATACTAGAAGTTTGTTTCACCATTTGAGAAAAATTCTGAAAAAGAATAatgtgtattttaataaaaaacataCTTCTGATGAAAATAAATCCCAAAGTAATCATTGTAACATTTATCCTTGGTTGGGAATTTATGCACCATATTTAAATAGTTTTATTGATACACTATTAGAAGCACATATAAGCACTGTTGATCCAGAATCTTGTAAG AGTCACAAAcctgaagaaagaaaagaatctaAAGATGATACACGTATGGATGAAAATAATTCCAGAAAATTTCCTGGTGAAGGAAGGAAGTTACTTGATAATGCAAAGGGTGATAAAGAATCAGTGTCAGATGTTGCATCAACAGCAAGTCAAGATAGTGCTACTACAAAGGTAACAGCAGATGAATGGACTTTTATAGATAAAAATGACACTACTGAAGTTAATCAAACATCTTCAACTTCATCCAATATGAATGGAATTGGTACGAAAcag ACTTGTTCCTCTTCGACGGCACCACCATTAGCATCACAGGGATCTTCAGCTGAAACACTTTACCCTGAATTACCAAGAGAAACAAATTACCAAGAAATATATCATGAAAATCCAACAGTTAATGAAGCTGTTAAAACTATGATAAAGATGGGATTCTCAAATCAAAGTGGATTATTGACTTATTTGTTGGGTGTTGAAGATGGTAATATTGATAACGTCTTAGAGATATTGCAACCTACAAATAAATGA
- the mRpS29 gene encoding mitochondrial ribosomal protein S29 isoform X1 — translation MLSRTYSLFSGMCIRSSRRTIISAATKDVADQTNLSSFRISESNPAEHDASCLNRIYTVPSDITTSLMADMSIELKKQVQIFRELGILVRQPAVEVISYLEQTDYTKPINKYVLYGKIGAGKTTILLHLVHYGLTKCFFVLHLPWVRNWFRYARDTTASPLESDKLDLPESATKWLKYIKQLNNVSLSQLDLKTTKEYTWSQREVTKPGDSLSNLIEFGIQRTKFACGVINALVDELKIASTAGKCKTLVVIDGFNALTSDITHVCDENRVYVPPDKISITSAFLSSVDYNWCNGAAVLTVDKRANRDKRDSDYPTYLLGKKGFEHLDPFLPICVDEYSVEELDTIIKYYKDRKWIRNVSPQGQKELELLSNKNPFTLWTLCKPLY, via the exons ATGTTGTCCCGTACTT ATTCTTTATTTAGTGGAATGTGCATTAGAAGTAGTCGACGAACAATAATATCAGCTGCTACGAAAGATGTAGCGGATCAGACAAATCTTTCATCGTTTCGTATTTCGGAATCTAACCCTGCAGAACACGATGCAAGTTGTTTAAATCGTATTTATACGGTTCCTTCAGATATTACAACATCATTAATGGCAGACATGtcaattgaattaaaaaagcaAGTACAAATTTTCAGAGAACTTGGTATTTTAGTTAGGCAACCTGCAGTTGAAGTGATATCATACTTGGAACAAACTGATTATACGAAgcctataaataaatatgttctTT ATGGTAAAATTGGAGCAGGAAAAACAACAATATTACTACATTTGGTTCATTATGGTCTTACAAAATGTTTTTTTGTACTTCACTTACCATGGG TTCGAAATTGGTTTCGATATGCTAGGGACACTACTGCATCTCCTCTGGAATCAGATAAACTAGACTTACCTGAATCAGCAACAAAATGGTTAAAGTATATAAAACAGTTAAACAATGTGTCATTATCACAGCTTGAT TTGAAGACCACTAAGGAATATACATGGTCCCAAAGAGAAGTTACAAAACCTGGAGATTCACTTTCTAATCTTATTGAATTTGGGATACAGAGAACTAAATTTGCTTGTGGTGTTATTAATGCTTTGGTGGATGAGCTCAAAATAGCCAGTACAGCAGGAAAATGTAAAACATTAGTTGTTATAGATGGTTTTAACGCTCTTACATCTGACATTACACATGTATGTGATGAAAATCGTGTATATGTACCACCTGATAAGATATCGATAACATCTGCATTTTTAAGTAGCGTAGACTACAATTGGTGTAATGGTGCTGCAGTATTAACAGTAGATAAAAGAGCAAACAGA gATAAAAGAGATTCTGATTATCCAACATATTTACTTGGTAAAAAAGGGTTTGAACATTTAGATCCCTTTCTTCCCATTTGCGTCGACGAGTATTCAGTAGAAGAATTAGATACtatcataaaatattataaagatcGAAAATGGATCAGAAATGTTAGTCCTCAAGGACAAAAAGAATTGGAATTACTATCCAATAAAAATCCATTCACGCTTTGGACACTTTGTAAAccattatattaa
- the mRpS29 gene encoding mitochondrial ribosomal protein S29 isoform X2 produces MCIRSSRRTIISAATKDVADQTNLSSFRISESNPAEHDASCLNRIYTVPSDITTSLMADMSIELKKQVQIFRELGILVRQPAVEVISYLEQTDYTKPINKYVLYGKIGAGKTTILLHLVHYGLTKCFFVLHLPWVRNWFRYARDTTASPLESDKLDLPESATKWLKYIKQLNNVSLSQLDLKTTKEYTWSQREVTKPGDSLSNLIEFGIQRTKFACGVINALVDELKIASTAGKCKTLVVIDGFNALTSDITHVCDENRVYVPPDKISITSAFLSSVDYNWCNGAAVLTVDKRANRDKRDSDYPTYLLGKKGFEHLDPFLPICVDEYSVEELDTIIKYYKDRKWIRNVSPQGQKELELLSNKNPFTLWTLCKPLY; encoded by the exons ATGTGCATTAGAAGTAGTCGACGAACAATAATATCAGCTGCTACGAAAGATGTAGCGGATCAGACAAATCTTTCATCGTTTCGTATTTCGGAATCTAACCCTGCAGAACACGATGCAAGTTGTTTAAATCGTATTTATACGGTTCCTTCAGATATTACAACATCATTAATGGCAGACATGtcaattgaattaaaaaagcaAGTACAAATTTTCAGAGAACTTGGTATTTTAGTTAGGCAACCTGCAGTTGAAGTGATATCATACTTGGAACAAACTGATTATACGAAgcctataaataaatatgttctTT ATGGTAAAATTGGAGCAGGAAAAACAACAATATTACTACATTTGGTTCATTATGGTCTTACAAAATGTTTTTTTGTACTTCACTTACCATGGG TTCGAAATTGGTTTCGATATGCTAGGGACACTACTGCATCTCCTCTGGAATCAGATAAACTAGACTTACCTGAATCAGCAACAAAATGGTTAAAGTATATAAAACAGTTAAACAATGTGTCATTATCACAGCTTGAT TTGAAGACCACTAAGGAATATACATGGTCCCAAAGAGAAGTTACAAAACCTGGAGATTCACTTTCTAATCTTATTGAATTTGGGATACAGAGAACTAAATTTGCTTGTGGTGTTATTAATGCTTTGGTGGATGAGCTCAAAATAGCCAGTACAGCAGGAAAATGTAAAACATTAGTTGTTATAGATGGTTTTAACGCTCTTACATCTGACATTACACATGTATGTGATGAAAATCGTGTATATGTACCACCTGATAAGATATCGATAACATCTGCATTTTTAAGTAGCGTAGACTACAATTGGTGTAATGGTGCTGCAGTATTAACAGTAGATAAAAGAGCAAACAGA gATAAAAGAGATTCTGATTATCCAACATATTTACTTGGTAAAAAAGGGTTTGAACATTTAGATCCCTTTCTTCCCATTTGCGTCGACGAGTATTCAGTAGAAGAATTAGATACtatcataaaatattataaagatcGAAAATGGATCAGAAATGTTAGTCCTCAAGGACAAAAAGAATTGGAATTACTATCCAATAAAAATCCATTCACGCTTTGGACACTTTGTAAAccattatattaa
- the Rbbp5 gene encoding retinoblastoma binding protein 5, with translation MNLELLESFGQNYPEEFDGTLDCISLAVTCTFNKRGTLLAVGCNDGRIVIWDFLTRGVAKIISAHVHPVCSLSWSRNGHKLLSASTDNNVCIWDVLSGECDQKYRFPSPILKVQFHPRNLNKFLVCPMRHAAVMVDVEGTHRVIPLDDDSDLNIVASFDRRGDYVYTGNARGRILVLDVESLTVKASYKISQGTASNTAVKSIEFARRGSCFLVNTSDRVIRVYDSTEVLACGKDGEPEPIQKLQDLVNKTMWKKCCFSGDGEYVCAGSARQHALYVWEKSIGNLVKILHGTKGELLLDVVWHPVRPIIASISSGVVSIWAQNQVENWSAFAPDFKELDENVEYEERESEFDLSDEDKSVVQGEEAQDEEIEVDVASIDRVAAFCSSDEEMEDIGSLQFLPISPDVEDSEDTQTTLHEPPMKKHRSHDIHLQGAPVDETHPLLNKGKDKPTTKKGRPRLEHRKGK, from the exons atgaatttaGAATTATTAG aATCATTTGGTCAGAATTATCCAgag GAGTTTGATGGCACATTAGATTGTATATCATTAGCAGTCACTTGTACATTTAATAAAAGGGGAACTCTTCTCGCTGTTGGGTGTAATGATGGTAGAATTGTTATTTGGGATTTTTTAACACGTGGTGTTGCTAAAATTATTAGTGCACATGTACATCCTGTATGTTCATTGAG CTGGTCTAGGAATGGTCATAAATTATTAAGTGCATCTACAGATAATAATGTTTGTATATGGGATGTCTTATCTGGAGAATGTGATCAAAAATATAGATTTCCTTCTCCAATATTAAAAGTTCAATTTCATCCAAGAAATCTTAATAAATTTTTAGTGTGTCCAATGAGACATGCAGCAGTAATGGTTGATGTTGAGGGTACACATAGAGTTATTCCTCTTGATGATGAT aGTGATTTGAACATAGTAGCATCTTTTGATCGCCGAGGAGATTATGTGTACACTGGAAATGCTCGTGGTAGAATTCTAGTTCTTGATGTGGAATCCTTAACTGTGAAAGCTTCTTATAAAATATCACAAGGCACAGCTAGTAATACAGCTGTAAAGAGCATTGAATTTGCTAGACGTGGTTCTTGTTTCTTAGTAAATACATCAGATAGAGTAATTCGTGTATATGATAGTACTGAAGTACTAGCTTGTGGAAAAGATGGTGAACCAGAACCAATACAAAAATTGCAAGATCTTGTAAACAAAACTATGTGGAAAAAGTGTTGTTTTTCTGGAGATGGGGAATATGTTTGTGCTGGATCTGCAAGACAACATGCTTTATATGTATGGGAAAAAAGTATtggaaatttagtaaaaatttTACATGGAACTAAAGGAGAATTATTACTTGATGTTgtt TGGCATCCAGTGAGACCAATTATTGCTTCCATATCATCTGGTGTTGTTTCTATTTGGGCACAGAATCAAGTTGAAAATTGGTCTGCATTTGCCCCAGATTTTAAAGAACTAGATGAAAATGTTGAATATGAAGAAAGAGAAAGTGAATTCGATTTGAGTGATGAAGATAAATCTGTGGTGCAAGGCGAAGAGGCTCAAGATGAGGAGATAGAAGTAGATGTTGCATCTATAGATAGAGTGGCTGCTTTTTGCAGTTCTGATGAAGAAATGGAAGATATTGGTTCGCTGCAGTTTTTACCAATATCACCAGATGTAGAAGATTCAGAAGATACTCAAACGACATTGCACGAGCCACCTATGAAGAAACATCGTTCTCATGATATTCACTTACAAGGTGCACCAGTAGATG AAACTCACCCATTATtaaataaaggaaaagataaacCAACAACCAAGAAAGGAAGACCAAGATTGGAAcacagaaaaggaaaataa